One genomic segment of Gossypium arboreum isolate Shixiya-1 chromosome 3, ASM2569848v2, whole genome shotgun sequence includes these proteins:
- the LOC108475742 gene encoding cytochrome P450 86B1 translates to MRAMAEMVSFSVIKWDISRLTFWDVSIALLGLFIFSCLHERLTRKGPMMWPVFGIIPSIVFHLSDAHNWGTRVLIKAGVTFHYRGMWMGGAYGIVTTDPSNIEYMLKTNFQNFPKGNYYRERFRDLLGDGIFNADNESWMEKRQLAKHEMHSSRFMEHSFKTMQDLVHKKLLILLQKLSISGQCFDLQEVLLRLTFDNICTVALGVNPGCLALDLPEVPFAKAFEEATELTLLRFLMPPFVWKALKFFGLGNERRLKEAIKVVHDFADKKVRDRRNILGNLSNQSDFLSRLIESENKQGQNRHFPGNFLRDFCVSFILAGRDTTSVALAWFFWLIHKNPQVENKIMAEIYEILYHPQCRTQDNITVFTEDGLKKMVYLQAALSESLRLYPSVPIEMKQVLEDDVLPDGTRVKKSARVFNFLFSMAGMESIWGKDCLEFKPERWIKDGKFVSANQFKYPVFNAGPRLCLGKNFSYTQMKMVAASVLLRYSVKVVEGHSVVPKLTTTLYMKNGLMVTLKPRLVNNA, encoded by the coding sequence ATGAGAGCAATGGCGGAAATGGTTTCCTTTTCAGTAATTAAGTGGGATATTTCTCGTCTGACATTTTGGGACGTGTCGATTGCGTTGTTGGGGCTATTCATTTTCAGTTGTTTGCATGAGAGACTTACAAGAAAGGGTCCGATGATGTGGCCAGTGTTTGGAATAATACCATCAATTGTCTTCCACCTGAGTGACGCACATAATTGGGGCACCAGAGTTTTGATAAAAGCTGGGGTAACATTTCATTACAGGGGAATGTGGATGGGAGGTGCGTATGGGATCGTCACAACTGACCCTTCCAACATTGAATATATGCTCAAGACAAATTTCCAGAATTTCCCTAAAGGGAATTACTACAGAGAGAGATTTCGCGACCTGCTGGGGGATGGGATTTTCAACGCCGATAATGAATCATGGATGGAGAAAAGGCAACTTGCGAAGCATGAGATGCATTCGAGTCGTTTTATGGAGCACTCCTTTAAAACCATGCAAGATTTAGTGCACAAAAAGCTATTGATTTTATTGCAAAAGCTTAGTATTTCAGGGCAGTGTTTTGATCTACAAGAAGTGCTTCTTCGGCTTACATTCGATAACATTTGCACAGTAGCTCTTGGCGTTAATCCTGGGTGTTTGGCCCTTGATTTGCCCGAAGTTCCCTTTGCGAAAGCATTCGAAGAGGCCACCGAACTCACCTTATTAAGATTCTTGATGCCACCTTTTGTATGGAAGGCGTTGAAGTTCTTCGGACTTGGAAATGAGAGACGGCTCAAGGAAGCAATAAAAGTTGTCCACGATTTTGCAGATAAGAAAGTGAGAGATCGAAGGAACATACTTGGGAACTTAAGCAATCAATCTGATTTCTTGTCGAGGCTTATTGAGAGTGAAAATAAACAAGGCCAAAACAGGCATTTTCCAGGTAATTTCTTGAGAGATTTCTGTGTAAGTTTCATCTTAGCAGGTCGAGACACAACTTCAGTTGCATTAGCCTGGTTTTTCTGGCTTATACACAAAAACCCACAAGTGGAAAACAAAATCATGGCCGAAATCTACGAAATTTTATATCATCCCCAGTGTAGAACACAAGATAACATCACAGTTTTCACAGAAGACGGATTGAAAAAGATGGTTTATCTCCAAGCAGCATTATCTGAATCCCTACGGCTCTACCCATCAGTGCCGATTGAAATGAAACAAGTTCTAGAAGACGATGTGCTCCCTGATGGAACAAGGGTAAAAAAGAGTGCTCGAGTCTTCAACTTCCTATTCTCAATGGCTGGTATGGAATCTATATGGGGCAAAGATTGCTTGGAGTTCAAGCCAGAGAGGTGGATCAAAGATGGGAAGTTCGTGAGTGCAAACCAATTCAaataccccgtttttaatgccgGTCCGAGGCTATGTCTTGGGAAGAATTTTTCTTACACTCAGATGAAAATGGTGGCTGCTTCAGTACTATTAAGGTATTCGGTTAAGGTTGTTGAAGGTCACAGTGTTGTACCAAAGCTGACCACCACACTCTACATGAAAAATGGTTTAATGGTGACGCTAAAGCCTAGGTTGGTAAACAATGCTTAG